AATCTCATTTTTTAACATCAATTAATTCTCAAAGGAATGCAAGAACAAAGAAAATAAATTACTTTATTGCACAAGGAGAGAATGTTCCCTGTTGACTGTCATTATTTATTACCAGTATTTAGAAATTTGCAAATAgtgtccttcattatttacaaaagcacaatgtttaaaataaaatcaagtatcaactgttgttttttttactgaATAGTAACATATTCACTATTCCAGTTTCCATTTGATGAATTTTTATTTATCATGCATTTGAGATTTCACATTATTAATAAATACTTTTCTGATAAGTATCAATATTTTTGGAAGATAAAAGTACCTGAAATATTTGCAATATATTTCTACTACTATCATTATGCTGATGGTTTGTTCACAGATGAATCAACAACAGCATAAAGAGGATTTGGAACGATCCCGAATCAAAATCACTTGAAAATCCCACACTTGTTCACAACTCTCCTTAAAGCTTTTTTTACTTCTCTGTTTCTTAGAGTATAGATAAGGGGATTAATTAGAGGAGTTAAGACTGTGTAGAAGACTGAGAAGATTTTGTCCACTTCTCTCAGAGCTTCTTTTTGTGGTAGCACATATACAATTAACAATGAACCATAGAATATGGAAACTACAATGAGATGAGAGGAACAGGTGGAAAAGGCTTTTTTTCTCCCATCTGAAGATGGGATTTGTATGATGGCAGCAATTATACAAACATAAGACAACAGGGTCAGAAGACAAGAAGGAACAGTATTTATGAAAGATACCGAGAGGCCTGCCAGTGTCACCAGAGTTGTGTCACTACATGATAGATTAATCACTGGTGTCAAGTCACAAAAGAAATGATCAATTTCATGGGGGCCACAGTATTTCAGCTGTGACATCAAACTTATTACTAAACTCATAGCCATTATCCCACAAATCCAAGATACAGCTGGCAACAGAAAGCAGAGTTTTCTGCTCATGAGAGTTGCATATTGGAGAGGCTTACATGTTGCCAAATACCGATCATATGACATAGATGCCAGTAGGTAGCATTCAGCAATGGCAGGTATACCAAAACAGTAAAACTGAATATAGCAGCCCCCAACAGAAATGGTTTTGTCCCCTGTCAGGAAACTTGCTATCATCCTGGGGAGAAGCACTGAAGTGTAGACAGTCTCCAAGCAGGACAAGTTTCCAAGGAAAAAGTACATGGGGATGTGAAGGTGATGATCTGTAATTACTAAcacaatgatgatgatgtttcCAGCCATGGTCACGCTGTAAATTATTAGGAAAGCCAGGAAGAGAGGAATCTGAAGTTCAGGGTCATTTCCAAATCCCAGAAGAATAAATGTAGTTATTGCAGTTTTGTTATCTGTGTCCATATGCTCCATAGTTTTAATTActgaaaatgaaatttaaaaatatataaggtCTCAAAGTCTACAAATTATAATACACTGTCTACAATAATTAATGTTGAGATTTATAAAACGTTATATTGTGTTTTATCTGGACAAGTGGAAACTACTCCAAAAAGCCTTTTTCTGTTATAAAGTTAATTGTGTGGATATTACCTCATGTAGTAGACCATCTCGTTGTTACTTGGTAACATTATGAATTAAGGATTTGTCCTCCATTTTTAGTGCTGGGCCATAAAATGGCAAGTAGACAcggtttatttgtttatttatttatttatcatttattcTGCACTTTTGTCTCCAATGGGGTCcaaaaatggcttacatcattttcattcgtccattttatcctaacagcaGTCCAGTGAGCTAGGTCAGGCTGACAGAGGGCAACTGATTTTCTCCAAGCAAAGACCTAGTCAGTAAGGGTTTCCTAGAGGAGTAATATTCAACTATAGGAAACCTTTAATCTGCAGCCCTACCAAACAGCTGTTCCCCTTGTTCTGGAATGAGCAGCATATTATACACACCTCAACTGGTCATGGAATTATTCTGAATGGAAAATAACTGAATACTTATTTACATATGAAGCTAAGAAGCTAAATGACATGCatacactgggttggatccaaactgCATTGGCAATTGCCACCAATACCACCCTCCCCTTGTACACACTCATTCCTTAGAATACCTTATCCTGCAGAAGCAGCATTTCATGGAAATTAGTGGCCTGCattgtgagggggagggaaaacagttttattccattgttcaaaaatgaagtatgcatgcaacCGAACATGGCTTTTTGGGTTGGACGCATCAAACTTTTCATTCAATATCAGCCAAATTGCCCTTCTTATTTCAGCCCCCATGTGTGTATTTTGGTTTGAATTGGAAAGCCAGCCATATTCACACATACATAGAGCGTGACTACAAGCAACTTACATTGTCtcagtaatattttttttttcaaattaagcTTCTCCATACATGAATAAAATGATGGCAATTTTTTTTGACAGTGTATGGACATCATTATATCCAGCCATATATTTTCTCAAAAAAATCTAAGAATAATGTAATTTTTAAGTCCTATATCATTAGAATAATACTAAAATCTAAAAATTTTATACAAACTTCTAAAAAGCCCCAAAGGAAAATAACATTCACTGCCTGTGCACAGAAAATGTACTAACTAAGCTGCTGGAGCACATGCAGGATAGCACTAAGGAGGCCATTTGGAATGCAAGGAAAAACCATTGGAGTTGCAAGTATCACCATATATCCCAAACAGGGTCCTCCAATATATTTGGATccctacttgactcctgctttgttcaactatgATCCCTTATTGTATGTTTTAGACTTGCCATATGGTGAACCAGGGTGGCAGTGTAAATTAACACACAATTCACTATCTAAGACAGCTATCAGGAGCAAGATCACACAACTTCTACAAACAAATGCAACAACTGGCCATAGACTACTACTGTTGAATagaagagggggaagaagaagaagaagaagaagactgcagatttataccctgtcctctctgaatcagagactcagagcagtttacaatctcctatatcttcttcccccacaacaaacaccttgtgaggtgggtgggactgagagggctctcacagcagctgcccttttcaaggtcaactcctgtTATAGCTATGGCTagtgcaaggccattccagcagctgtaagtggaggagtggggaatcaaacctggttctcccagataagagtccacacacttaaccactacac
The sequence above is a segment of the Heteronotia binoei isolate CCM8104 ecotype False Entrance Well chromosome 15, APGP_CSIRO_Hbin_v1, whole genome shotgun sequence genome. Coding sequences within it:
- the LOC132583507 gene encoding olfactory receptor 5B21-like, encoding MDTDNKTAITTFILLGFGNDPELQIPLFLAFLIIYSVTMAGNIIIIVLVITDHHLHIPMYFFLGNLSCLETVYTSVLLPRMIASFLTGDKTISVGGCYIQFYCFGIPAIAECYLLASMSYDRYLATCKPLQYATLMSRKLCFLLPAVSWICGIMAMSLVISLMSQLKYCGPHEIDHFFCDLTPVINLSCSDTTLVTLAGLSVSFINTVPSCLLTLLSYVCIIAAIIQIPSSDGRKKAFSTCSSHLIVVSIFYGSLLIVYVLPQKEALREVDKIFSVFYTVLTPLINPLIYTLRNREVKKALRRVVNKCGIFK